The DNA window CTATTGCCGAGATGAAGCAGGTGGACGGCGCGATCGTCGGCGCGGGTACCGTGCTGAACGCACGCGCGCTGGAGCGTTCGATCGCGGCGGGCGCGGAATTTATCGTCTCGCCCGGCCTGACCGACAATCTGGCGGACGCCGCGCATCGCGAGCAAGTTCCGCTGCTGCCGGGCATCGCGAACTCGGGCGATATCATGCGCGGCCTCGACCATGGCCTCAAGCACTTCAAATTCTTCCCGGCCGAGGCTTCGGGCGGCATCTCTGCGCTGAAGGCGCTGGCCGGTCCGTTCGGCGGTATCCAGTTCTGCCCCACCGGCGGCATCACCGAATCGAGCGCGCCGGACTGGCTGGCGCTCGATCCTGTTCTTTGTGTGGGCGGAAGCTGGCTGGTGCCCAAAGGCGAGACCGACTATGACGCGATTCGCTCCCGCGCGGAGGCCGCCAGCGGGCTGGCGCGGACGCCGGACTGAATTTCGCCCCGTCGCCGCAGCAGAAGCGGTTGACGGACGGACCGACTTCGCTTATGTGCGACGCTTGATGCGACCGCGCCGCGATGCGCGGTCTTTTTGTTTTGATGATGAGACCCCGAGGACTTCATGGCCAATACGCCGCAGGCTAAAAAACGGATCCGCCGCAACGAGAAGCGCGAGGCGGTCAACAAGAACCGCGTCAGCCGCATCCGCACCTTCATCAAGAAGGTGGAA is part of the Novosphingopyxis iocasae genome and encodes:
- the eda gene encoding bifunctional 4-hydroxy-2-oxoglutarate aldolase/2-dehydro-3-deoxy-phosphogluconate aldolase, whose protein sequence is MTPIETIMRTAPVIPVLVIDDVATAKPIAEALVAGGLRVLEVTLRTEAALNAIAEMKQVDGAIVGAGTVLNARALERSIAAGAEFIVSPGLTDNLADAAHREQVPLLPGIANSGDIMRGLDHGLKHFKFFPAEASGGISALKALAGPFGGIQFCPTGGITESSAPDWLALDPVLCVGGSWLVPKGETDYDAIRSRAEAASGLARTPD